Within Triticum dicoccoides isolate Atlit2015 ecotype Zavitan chromosome 1B, WEW_v2.0, whole genome shotgun sequence, the genomic segment ggtcatggtCAAGTCGACGTAGACTGGAGCCTCCATCCACGGGAACGCCTGCTGGAAGGCTGCCAGCACTGTCGCCTGCTGCTGCTCCGCCCGCCGCTCAGCTTCCATCTCACGCTCAGCCGCATGCCGCTCGGCCTTCGCCAGGTACTGCTTGGCCTCCTTGTCGTCGTGCCCACCCACACGGCCGGGCACGAGACGTACACCGGCACCATGCTCGGCCACAACCACGTTTGCGTAGGCTCAGGCGTGGGCGGTGCTGGCGGCCGTGGGGGCGCGTTCGCTTGCATTCCGGCCGCCAAATCGGCCAGCGCCTTCTCAAGGCCAGGCCACCTGGCGAGCTCGTTGAGCTCGGACTCCTTGATGGCCCTCTTCTTCGCCTCCTCGAGGGCTCACAATGTaggccttctcctcctcctcctgatcctccttcaccaccaccggCAGCGGTGGTGAAGCGGGTGCATGGGGCGCACGATCGAAGGACAACCGACGTTGCTCCTCGTGCTCGGTGGCGAACCATGCGTCTTAGTTTGGCGAATCCAGTGCGTATGCTGGGTCGCGGCAGAGGTCGGCCAGGAGTTGAGCACGGCGGCGTGTGGTCTGAGGTCGGCATCGCCGGCGTCGGAACCCTATCGGGATTGAGGTGCCACCTGTGCAGCAGGTTCACGTCGGGCCACGGCACCGACACACGATGCTCCCAGAAGTACTGGCAGCGGTGCACCGACATGTATAGGTGAAAGCATGGCCATGGTTCAGCACCTGGCAGCGCCATGCTGAAGTTGGCCGGGCTGCGTCACCCCGACGAGTTGCCGGTCTCGTGATCATTCTTCCCGAACCCCATGGTGGCGGCGACTAGGCTGGGTTGTCAGGCGGATGGGGGGCAACAAGAAGAAGAGGATTAGGGAGGAAAGCATTAAAAAGGACGGGTGTGGACTGGTTTTGTTGGCTGACGTGCGGGCCCAAGCGCACACGTGGAATTTAATAGGACCGGTGGGTGGTGGTTGGGCGGCCAACGTGCGGGCCTGAGGCAGACACCGACCGGACGCGCGGCACGTTTCTCTTGTGTCCGTGTGGACGCAAATTGGGCCCAAATTTGGGGCGAAAGTCCGTCTGAGACGGGTTtgcgtcggcgcgttgggccgtggTTTTTGGTCTCGTGGCCCCAAATGGACCAAAGCGGATGAAATGGGTTGccgtgttggagttggccttaaacACCCTTGATGAATGGGTTGGAGTTTACTTTTGGGTTCATATTTACTGGCTGTATTTTGTGGAAAGAGGCTAGCTGATAAGTTGAATACCTTAATTGTTCAAATCATGTCAAATTCTGGTACTTACTAAGTCACGGCTGCACTAACTGTACATACCTTAGTAACAAACAGCACAACATTTTATTGGCGGCATTGAAAGCGGATGGGGAATTACTTTACTCTTTTGTTAGGTTCAACCTACATTACGTTCAGGTTTCCATATGAGTTGCACCTGCACTATGTATTCTCATTCCTGTCTTTGATGAAAAGTTAGCTCAATACAAACTATTATACAACGGCACCTCGCAGATCCCAAtccagcctccgccgccgccgccgcgggatcATCCCTCGGCCTCGGTCTCCTCCTGAGCCAGCCGTGGTCGGGGCTGCGCTGGTCGCGCCCCGGCTTCCTCCTCCCCTTGCCAGATCCATTCGGGTAATACTCCTCTCTTTCTCCCTCTTGGCTTCCCTAGGCCAGATCGTTTTCGCGCCCCCTAATCCACGCCGTGGGGAATTGAGCCGAACCCGTCGTGAGATTCCGCGTCACACTGTTGCTGGATTAGCCGTGAATTGCTGGTTGGTGCTGACGGATTGTGCTCCTCAGGAGTACGGAAATCATGGAATCGTTCGAGATTCATGCTCCTGTCCGTCGGTTCGCGTGTCGGTTAGGTGCTCGTACGGTTTGTGAGAAGGACATTGCCTAGTTTCTCTCATTTATCGCGGCACTGCTGGAATTTTTTTGTGCATGTTCGTCGGAAagcgaaggggagccttggcgcagtggtaaagctgctgccttgtgaccatgaggtcatgggttcaagtcctggaaacagcctcttacagaaatgtagggaaaggctgcgtactatagacccaaagtggtcggaccctttcctggaccctgcgcaagcgggagctacatgcaccaggttgcccttttttttcgTCGGAAAGCACGATTTATTCGTTCATTGTTAGGTTCTTGTGTTTTTTCCCCGTTCCACTCTACGGTAAATTGTGCGGCAAAACTCTGAACCTGTGTCACTGGTTTCGTCTTCTATGGAAAATGGAACCGGAGCGGGGCCGGCCCCTGTTGATTGAAGAAAATAAATTAGGCGGCTACCTTGTCCAGGGAGGGAATGTTAAACAGGTGTATACACGGTGTTGTGGATCATTCCCAGTGAAAATTGCATTTGTGGCGCCTGTACCAGTTACAGGATCAGTGGATTAGTGGTGAATGTGATAGATTTGGCCTTCTTCAAATACCCCTTCTCCTCTGAAGAGATTTTTAggttgtatttcttctctgttgggGATGAAATAGAATTTTATAGTTATATTTCCTTCCTATTCGGTAGTCACTACATTTCTGAGTAGGCTATCGCAACTGTTACCATAAATTTGTGCTTTCGGCTTTATTATTTAATTCCATTGTATTTCCTTCCTATTCGGTAGTCACTACATTTCTGAGTAGGCTATCGCAACTGTTACCATAAAATTGTGCTTTCAGCTTTTTATTTAATTCCAGCTATTGCAACCGTAAAATGTTACTCGGTGGACGTTCTTAAGGTGGTTGTTTAGCTGCAGGAGTAGCACATTTCCCATTTCCCCAGTTAAAAGTGCTGAAATCTCTTGTGGGCTCTTTGTAAATCTATCTTTGTTACTCAGCTTTCATAAGCACACATGGTATGCATGTACCATTCTTCTTAATCTGCGTGTACTTGTTCTAATGCACAATAAAGTCTGCTGGTTTAAACTCATTTGATGAATGGGTTGGAATTTACTTTTGTGGAAACAGGCTAGCTGATAAGCTGAATACCTTAATTGTTTATATCATGTTAAGCTCAGGTACTTACTAAGTTCATATTTACTGGCTAGTATGGTGTGGAAACAGGCTAGCTGATAAGCTGAATACCTTAATTGTTTGTATCATGTTAAGCTCAGGTACTTACTAAGTCACGGCTCCACTAACTGTACGTACCTTAGTAACAAACAGCACAACATTTTGTTGGTGACATTGAAAGAGAATGTGGAATTACTTTACTTTTTTTTGTTAGGTTCAACATACATTACCTTCAGGTTTCCATACGAACTGCAGTATTCCCGTTCCTGTCTTTAATGAAAAACTAGCTGATACAAACTATTATAGTTACCTTCCTAGTTTAGAAGTTAGCTGGAGCATGCATTGCTGCCTCTGTTTGATttgtttctatttatttattttgtattaGAAGGAGCACACAAACTCTGCGCGCAGATTACAGAGCCAAAGCCATCAACGGTGGTGTTATCCAAAAACAAACAACAGGCTGCTAAGGAAAACAGAGTAGGCCTAATAAAAAAGTGGAAGGTGGAAAAACAATCTACAGTAGTGcaagagctactccctccttcccaaaatctaAGGCACATAAGTTTGATCCTAGTCAAACTGTGTTAAGTTTGGGAAAAAGGGAGAAGTTGCCTCATTCCAGGAAGTAACACAATTGATCGTTGTTGCTAGCACCTTAGTATCTCAGAATTAATCCTTTGATCAGATTGGTTTAACTTTATGTTTTAGCTCAATAATCCTTAGGCCGCATTTGGAAACTTGGGaaaaaaatgtactccctccgtcccataatataagaacgcttttgacactagtatagtgttaaaaacgttcttatattttgggacagagggagtacaaccaGATGAAATCTGCAATACCTTAAAAAAaaattaggtggtggtggtgggagttAACTTCCCACTCCACCCCAATCTCCCTCATCTATCTAGAACCCACCAGACCTGTCCTGTTTGGAAGAGTTCACTCCCCACACTATCGCATCTCCCTCATCTATCTAGAACCCACCAGACCCCTCCTGTTTGTAAGAGTTCACTCGCCACGCCATCCGCATCTCCCTCATCTATCTAGAACCCACCAGCCCCTCCTGTTTGGAAGAGTTCACTCGCCACGCTATCCGCATCTCCCTCATCTATCTAGAACCCACCAGAACCCTCCTGTTTGGAAGAGTTCACTCCCCATGCCATCCGCATCTTCCTCATCCATCTAGAACTCACTAGTCCTCTCCGGTTTGGAAGAGTTCTCCCCACTCCACCCAATCTCCCCTACTCATCTAGAACTCATCAGACCCTCGggtttgaaaaaaaaaatccatAAATAAAGAACTAAAAATTAATGTACTTGGAGTCTTGAACCTCATACACGCCTGTAGGTACGCCTTTTTTGTTTGTTTTATCATTGTTTTAGAAACTGTAATACCATAGATTTAGAAGGGATTCAACACTTGAGCTACATTGTTGAtcgaataaaatataaaaaattggCTCACGTTGTACCTAGTGCTTACCATATTTGTTTGCATGTCGAGGGTCACCATACTTCTTCTCACTAGTTATTGCATTGATCCTAGAAATAGAATATGTGGTAATTGAGCCAATTTCCTGTTCGTTTTGTGAACTAACTTGTTTCATTTTATCACGAGTGTACTCATTCATATGTGTTCATGGACACTCATATTTGGGCACAAGCTTTTATTAGTGCCATGTACATGGCAGAAGCCTGGCCAGATCTTTTCACCAATTGATGTGTTTTTGTTGATTTTCAGGATTTGATAATAATGGGGGAGAGCAAATGGATGGGAAAAAGATGGGAGGAGATGGATACTGATGTTCTCGTGAAGATATTTAAGGAGCTAAACTTGGTTGAGCTATCACCAGTATCTCAAGTTTGCCGCTTATGGCGTTTGGCCTGTTCAGATCCACTTATATGGGGCACTCTTGACTTTGGGCTTCTAAAATCCAACTTCATTCAAACAAGAGCATCTCCATATATTTGGGTTGATGACAGGTCTGACAAGAGGCTTGCAAAAATACTACGGGTGGCAATGGCAATTAGCCGTGGAAATGTTAATTGTATGATATTCCATTACAATCTGTACATGAAAGATGAACACCTGCATTACATCTCACAAAGGTAACTAGTCTTTGCTACGTagttttatttatgttttgtttCTGTATTCCGCTATATTAAATCTGCATTACATCTCACAAAGGTTGCTTTAATTATGAAGCTCGTGTGCCCAATGAGCTTCGTAATCAAAGCAACCTTAAGACATTAAATTGGTGAGGGGTTGAAATATTATTGCCTTTAATCTTCATGGCTTGCACTGCCAGTTTTGAAGATTATCTGTGTAGCCAATGAATCTATAATAGGTCCAAGGAATGTTTTTTAAGTTGAATGGATGGTTTTATATCATTGATCATATCTTGACAATGCTCTTGATGCTCAAGTTTTATGGCGTGTCATTGTAAATTGAGGAACGCTAACAGTAAATAGTTGTGTACTCCTTGTTTAACAGATCTCCTCATCTGAAACGATTGGTTATGCCAGCATGGAACCGCATTTCAAGGGCGGGAATATGCCAAGCTATTGAAAGGTGGGAAGAGCTGGAGTCCTTGACTATGCCTACCATTGGTCATCCTCCATATATCATGGAGGGGTTAGCCAATAACTGCAAGAACTTTAAAGAGCTCAAGATCATGGGTTCATTTGATCTCCTATTTGCTTCAGCAGTTACCACATACCTTCCAAAGCTGAAAGTCTTGAGC encodes:
- the LOC119335520 gene encoding F-box/LRR-repeat protein At3g48880-like — encoded protein: MGESKWMGKRWEEMDTDVLVKIFKELNLVELSPVSQVCRLWRLACSDPLIWGTLDFGLLKSNFIQTRASPYIWVDDRSDKRLAKILRVAMAISRGNVNCMIFHYNLYMKDEHLHYISQRSPHLKRLVMPAWNRISRAGICQAIERWEELESLTMPTIGHPPYIMEGLANNCKNFKELKIMGSFDLLFASAVTTYLPKLKVLSLRCSKVTMGALQCVLNSLEHLEVLNISHCLLFEMATNGRRQVIHELDNKALERASRLREFHHCQSRQCVACQRMMLDEGILRWYRYEDWFWRRDEVRSLDLKDYGRLFGAQCEMLTSVD